The Paenibacillus dendritiformis region CGGAATTTTATGGGGAGGATGCCTCGCCGGCTTCGTACCATTATCGGCCATAGCGCCATCTCTCGTAAAAGGGGAAAAAGGCGCGGCGATGTCCATCTTGAACTTGGGAGCAGGTTTAAGCGCTTTCGTAGGTCCGGCTCTTGTTGCCTTGTTCATTGGAAGTCTTGGTTACGCCGGAGTCACATGGCTCTTTGCAGGCCTGTTCATCGCGGCTGGCATTATGATGATCTTTGTGACGCTTCCGGATGAGAAAAAGACGAAGACGGATCCGAACCTAAACAGCGAAATGGCAAGCGCTACGTAGTCCGGGTTGGCAATCCAAAAAAGCAGCTCTTCTCCTTTTGGAGGAGGGCTGCTTTGACGACTATGACCAGCGATCCAGCTTCTGATAACCTTTGCCCATCCGGTAGGACGACGGGCTGATTCCGTAGACGGAGGAGAATTGGTTGGAGAAATAATGTATGGAATCGTATCCGAGCATAAGCGCGATTTCGGTAATCGATTGGCGGCTTTCCATCAACAGGACGGCCGCTTTTTTCATGCGAGCCTGCAGGGCGTACTCTTTGGGAGACATGCCGGTCTCCTGCTTGAACAGCCGATAGAATTGCGACTTCTCCAATCCGCACTCGCTGCACCAGTAATCTACGGAGAACCGCTGCTCCGGATACGCCTCCATCTGCTCCAAGATGCGGGTAATCCGGTAATCTGCCGTCTGGGTCAGGCTGCCTGCTTCATGCCATTGCAATATCCAGGAATAAAAACAGGCGGAGACCGCTTGAGCCGTATATTTGCCGGAACGGTTGAACGCAGCCAGCGTCTGCTTGATCAGCTCGATCAGATGCGGGTAAGGCCGCAGCGACATGCTTGTCGGCAGCGCATCCAATTCGGGACAGGGCATTTGTTCCGTAAGCCACCGGGGATCATAGTCATCCCATTGATAAGCGAAGGTCGGCTGCTTGGGCTGGGGCACGCACCACAGGTCGCAGTAAATATTGCAGGCATCCATCGTGTCTTCCGGGGCCGGGACGAAATAATGTCCTTCTCCCGGTCGTACGAAAATCAGGCTGCCGCTCGCCACGGGGTAGACCTGTTCATTGACAATCATATGTCCATGGCCTTCCGTGAAGAGATGGAAGGCATAGCTGTAACCTCTGCGCCGCTGCTCCTCGGGAGCCCCGCGATAGTTGTACATATGCGCCGCACGGATATGGGGCTTTACCTCACTGAGCGGTTTCATCGTTCTTCCTCCATATGATCGGAATTTTGTATAAATGACAGGAACCTGTCTTAAATACGTACGCCTACGTAGATGATACAATGATCTCAAGAAAATGTCATGTATAGGAGGATATTATGCGCTACAGACAGGTTCACCTCGATTTCCATACTTCGGAGCATATTTCTGATATCGGGAGAAAATTTTCTAAAAAGAATTTTCAAGAAATGCTGCAGCTGGGACATGTGGACTCGATAACCGTGTTCGCCAAATGCCATCACGGCTGGGCTTACTTCCCTTCGGAAACGAATGAAATTCATCCAGGGCTTGATTTTGACCTGCTCGGCGCTCAGATCGAAGCGGCGCACGAAATCGGCGTCAAGGTGCCAATTTATGTGTCTGTCGGCTTCGATGAGAAGCTCGCGTGGGAGAAGCCGCAATGGCTGATGCGGGACGAGGCGGACCGGATGAACTGGGTCGACTCTTTCATGAAGCCGGGATATCATCAATTTTGTCTGAATACGCCATATCTTGATCTGGTTATTGAGCAGGTGCAGGAAGTGGTGCGCAAGTATGACGGCGACGGCATTTTCCTCGACATTGTTGGCGAGCGGACGTGCTACTGCACGACCTGTCTGAAGCAAATGGAGGCGGACGGTCTGGATCCGCATAACAAGGAAGATGTGATCGCGAACGGTCGCCGCATTTACGCGAACTACACGGCGCGCATCCGGGAAGCGATCGACGCGATCAAGCCGGGCTTGCCGGTGTTCCATAACGCGGGCCATATTCATCAGGGGCGCCGCGATCTGATGGGCATGAACTCTCATCTTGAGCTGGAGTCGCTGCCGACCGGCGGGTGGGGGTATGATCATTTCCCGCTGTCTGCCCGCTACGCGCAGCCAACCGGCTTCAACTTCCTTGGCATGACCGGGAAGTTCCATACCTTCTGGGGCGAATTCGGCGGTTACAAGCATCCGAACGCCTTGCGCTATGAGACGGCGCTGAGCCTGGCGAACGGCGCCCGCTGCTCGATCGGAGACCAGCTCCATCCTGGCGGACAGATGGACCGGGCGACATATGAGCTGATCGGGAAGGCGTACGCGGAAGTGAAGGCCAAGGAAGCATGGTGCGTGAACGCCGTCAACCATGCCGATGTCGCCCTGCTTACGGTAGAGGCCGCCGGCGTGCAGCAGGAAAGCGGAGCCATGTATTCCGGCAAAGTCGATATGGGCGCGGTCCGCATGCTGCTGGAAGGCAAAATCTTGTTCGATATCGTAGACCTCGAAAGCGACTGGAGCGGCTATAAGGTGCTCATTCTCCCGGATTCGATCGTGATGAAGGATACGATTGAGCCGAAGGTGGAAGCGTTCCTGGCTGCAGGGGGCAAAGTGCTGGCGTCCGGGCGTTCTGGCCTGAATGTCGAACTAACCCGGCAGATGCTGCCTCTCGGCTTCACCGATATCGGGCCGAATCCGTTCCGTCCGGATTATTTCCGTCCGCTCTGCGATGGAATGGCCAATCTCGGAGAAGCGGCGTATATCATGTACGGAGAAGGCCGTCGCATCGAGCTGACGGACGGCACCGAGCTCGGAAGAAGAGAGGATCCGTACTTCAACCGCCAGGCGTTCCGCTTCTGCTCCCATCAGCATGCGCCGAGTTCCGGGGAGGATGGCGGACCGGGCATGGTCGAATCCACGAAAGGGATTTATATCGCCTGGAACGTGTTTGAAGATTATGCGACGAAGGGCAGTCTCATATTGAAGGAAACGGTTCTGTTCGCGCTTCGCCGGCTGCTCGGCGATCAGGTCACGTTGAAGACGACGCTGCCTGCCCAGGGCGTGACGACGCTCCAGCACCAAGCAGCGGAGCGCCGCTATATCAATCACTTGCTGTATGCTTCCCCCGTGAAGCGCGGCGAACGGGTCGAAATCATTGAAGATATGATTCCGCTCCAACAGGTCGAGGTGCAGCTTCGGCTGCCAGTGACGGAAGTGAAGCGGGTCTATCTGGCTCCGCAAATGACCGATATCGGGTTCAAGGCATCCGGGGGCGATGTGCAATTTACTGTACCTCAATTGGAATGCCACCAAATGGTCGTCGTAGAGTATAATGAGTAGCAGCAGGACAGACATCCGGGAGTTATGAGGAGGAACCAACTTGGTAGACTTGGGTAAAGTGTTAGTAGAAGAGTATCGCGGCAATTGGTTGGAATGCGCGTACACCGGCCATATGGCCGGCGTGAACGAGCATGGGGAGACGCTGTTCACGGTGGGGGACGAGAACTATGTGAGCTTCATGCGATCGTCTTCGAAGCCGGTTCAGGCGCTGCCTGCCCTCATGGCGGGAGTGCCGGAGCATTACGGGTTGAGCGACGAGGAGATCGTGCTTATGACGGCATCTCATCGGGCGCAAAAATTCCACGTCGAAGCGCTGGAATCGTTCATGCGCAAAACCGGCATCTCGGAGACTCAGTTCGTATGCAAGCCGACGTATCCGCTGAACGGAGCGGCCCGCGACGAGCTGATCGCCCATGGCGAGCCTGCGCGCTCCATCTACCACAATTGCTCGGGCAAGCATCTCGGGGTGCTGGGGCTCTGCAAAATGAAGGGCTGGCCGACGGACAACTATGCCGAGCCGGACCATCCGGTTCAGCAGCAGGTGCTGTCTCTGATGTCCGCGCTCTCGGATGTGCCTGTCGAGAAGATCCGGCTGGGGACGGACGGCTGCGGCTTCCCGGTCTATGCGCTGCCGATTCGCAATATTGCGACGCTGTACTTGCGGCTTGCTTGTCCGGATCTGATTCCGGATGAGACGGTCCGAGCGGCCGTCATCCGCCTGACGACGTTGATGAACCGCTACCCGTTCTACGTATCCGGTACGCAGCTCATTTGCCCGACGCTTCTGCAGGACGACAACATCGTCGCCAAAGGCGGCGCCAAAGGGATCTACTGCTTCGGCTTGCGGAAAGAGCGCATGGGGATCGCCTTCAAGGTGATGGACGGATCCGAAGATCAATGGCCGCTCATCGTGGCCCATATTTTGAAGGAGATTCAATATCCGAACGCGGAGACGATCGAGCGTCTGCGGCAGCTCAGTCCGCCAGAGACGAAGAATGACAATGGCCGGGTCGTCGGCATGCGGGAAGCGAAGTTCAAATTGCAGTGGGTTACAAAATAAGAAGAAAGTATAAGTCTATACCGTCTTGCCTGAAGGGATAACCTGAAGACAAGGCGGTTTTTTCCATTCTTGTTCGTATATTGAAGTACGGAAAGCTAAGAAAAAAACATCGTTTTTCATCAAAAAAGAATTGATTTTCAATATGTGGTCTGTTATATTAATAAATGTCCTTCTTGAAGCATGCTCTCAGGGCAAGCCATGGAATGACGATGGACAGGCTGGATTAGCCGATGCGCGGACATAGCTCAGTGGTAGAGTATCGCCTTGCCAAGGCGAGGGTCGCGGGTTCGAATCCCGTTGTCCGCTCCAGAAGAATGCGCCCTTAGCTCAGCCGGATAGAGCGTTTGACTACGAATCAAAAGGTCGGGAGTTCGAATCTCTCAGGGCGCGCCAGATAACTTCATAGGCCGGTGTGGCGGAATGGCAGACGCGCGCGACTCAAAATCGTGAGGGAAACCGTGGAGGTTCGAGTCCTCTCACCGGCACCACATTAACAACCAACAGTTCATTAGATATAATTCTAATACTATGACCTAACCACTCTTGCACTTCTTTCATGCTGACGCCATTGCTCAAAAGCAGAGTGGCGCAGCTATGGCGAAGATCATGAAAACGTATGTGTTGCATGCTGTTCTTCTTTAGTACAAGGGCAAAATGTTGAGTGATATAGTTAGGCTTAATTCGATCCCCCATAACATCCACATAAATATAACCAATGTAATCTTTATAGTACGAATCCTTAAAGAGATGCTTGTTTCCTGCTGCTCCTTCATTTGCAGTATAAGTCATAAAAGGCATCTACAAGAGGCATAGTACGGAGACTTGATTTGTTCTTTGTTCGATCCTTTTCAATCGTGATCAGCTTCCCATTCAGTGAACCAGAAGTGACGGTATGTTTGATCGTGATCGTTTTATTGACCAGATTAAATGACAGACCATTTTAGACCAACCACTTCACTACGCCTTAATCCATAAAATGCTCCCAGGATTACAGCCAGTTCAATCTTGGTGCCCTTCACAATTTCTAAAAGTTGATTAACTTCTGAGGCACTGTATGAACTGCCTACAAACGCTTCCTTCTTCGGACGAATGATCTTGTCAGCAGGATTGGAAGTGATGCGCTCTGTGATATAAGCTTGTTGAAGTGCCGAACGAATATTGGCATGATAATGAATAACCGTGTTGGCACTTACACCCCAATCATTTAAGGCATGACTGTAAAAATCCTGAATGTGATGAGCTCGATCCTCTGCTTCACCGTTTCCAGCCAATCCAGCATGTAATCCGAAAATAAGGTCTGGTCAACATCCAAGTTCTCTTCTTTACTTTGTTTTTCTTGTACTTTTTCGGTTTGTTCATTTGGTTTAAATTCAAAGTTTTTGCGGGTATCCATTAGTAAGGACTCCGCTCTTTTCTTGTTTCCTTTGACGGGCAAGGCCGTAGCAATCCATTTACTCTTCCGCTTTCCCTCCTCATCCTTATAATTTAGATCAATGTAAAAATGACCTTTTTTCCTAAAGCATTACAATAAGGGGGCGGTTGATGAGTCATTATATCGTGAAGATAAGCAATAACATGCATTTTGGGAATTTTATACGCTTTGCCAATTCTGAAGTGGTTGATCTTGTTGGCCTGTAAAAGCTCATATCCCGTCTTTGTACTAATTCCTCCAAGCATTTCACACATTTGTACGACATTGACTACGTCCGGATACTTTTGAAAGATGTGTGAATAAGCGTTTAATGTGTCGGGTGCAATACCAGAGTCATACATAAACGTACACCTCTCTTCAAATACAAGGATTAGGGATATGTATAACAAAAGAATGCGTTCCAAGCTGCGGATGGTTAGCCCACACATAGCTTCTTTATCAAAGCTCCCCCCCTCATCCGAGCGGGCTGCCCCCAATGCAGTGATGCTGGCCAGGCAGAAGTATCATCATACCTCTTGCGGGTCATGGCGATCAGCCCACCACAGGCTGATTAAAAGCGGAAAAGAATCGCTCGAATCATGTCATAGATTGTCTTGGCGCATCCGCTATCGTCGCTTCCTGCTACTTAACAGGCACAAAAAGAACGTACTTTGTTCGGCTCATAATCGAGATTTTCCATTGCTTGAATAACATAACCAAGGCAGGCTCCATTTTTCCAACGCTCAACTTTCATATTCTGTAAGGCTCCTTCATTTCCATCCATTAGTAGAACCTCCGCTTCGTAAAAGGGGAAGTAGCCGCGCGGTATGGTTGGCCTGTCCTTGGACAGTAATTTCAGCGCGGCGTCTTCCCGAGTTATATTAAAACGATGACCTGAACGAGCGGCGGTTCCGCCCCCATGGGAATTTCACCCCGCCCCATGCTGATGGCGCGACGGGTCAATGCTGTGAAGCGTTCAAACCGTAAGTATCATTATCCTATGTGTGGGATCGTCGCCTGGCAGACCTACCACTGTTCTGCTTGCCGTAGATGGTGTTTGTCGATCGTTCTCAAGCAATAAATCGCTGAAAAGTTATGGCGCACCCTATGGCTTGGCTCCTCCACACATGCAACAACGGCGATGGCCTCTAATTTCATTCCTGCTTGTTCTAGTCCATCAATAAACTGGATAAATGGGGTACCGTCAGCATTTCGGAAATTTTGTAC contains the following coding sequences:
- a CDS encoding helix-turn-helix domain-containing protein, whose translation is MKPLSEVKPHIRAAHMYNYRGAPEEQRRRGYSYAFHLFTEGHGHMIVNEQVYPVASGSLIFVRPGEGHYFVPAPEDTMDACNIYCDLWCVPQPKQPTFAYQWDDYDPRWLTEQMPCPELDALPTSMSLRPYPHLIELIKQTLAAFNRSGKYTAQAVSACFYSWILQWHEAGSLTQTADYRITRILEQMEAYPEQRFSVDYWCSECGLEKSQFYRLFKQETGMSPKEYALQARMKKAAVLLMESRQSITEIALMLGYDSIHYFSNQFSSVYGISPSSYRMGKGYQKLDRWS
- a CDS encoding alpha-amylase family protein; this translates as MRYRQVHLDFHTSEHISDIGRKFSKKNFQEMLQLGHVDSITVFAKCHHGWAYFPSETNEIHPGLDFDLLGAQIEAAHEIGVKVPIYVSVGFDEKLAWEKPQWLMRDEADRMNWVDSFMKPGYHQFCLNTPYLDLVIEQVQEVVRKYDGDGIFLDIVGERTCYCTTCLKQMEADGLDPHNKEDVIANGRRIYANYTARIREAIDAIKPGLPVFHNAGHIHQGRRDLMGMNSHLELESLPTGGWGYDHFPLSARYAQPTGFNFLGMTGKFHTFWGEFGGYKHPNALRYETALSLANGARCSIGDQLHPGGQMDRATYELIGKAYAEVKAKEAWCVNAVNHADVALLTVEAAGVQQESGAMYSGKVDMGAVRMLLEGKILFDIVDLESDWSGYKVLILPDSIVMKDTIEPKVEAFLAAGGKVLASGRSGLNVELTRQMLPLGFTDIGPNPFRPDYFRPLCDGMANLGEAAYIMYGEGRRIELTDGTELGRREDPYFNRQAFRFCSHQHAPSSGEDGGPGMVESTKGIYIAWNVFEDYATKGSLILKETVLFALRRLLGDQVTLKTTLPAQGVTTLQHQAAERRYINHLLYASPVKRGERVEIIEDMIPLQQVEVQLRLPVTEVKRVYLAPQMTDIGFKASGGDVQFTVPQLECHQMVVVEYNE
- a CDS encoding asparaginase translates to MVDLGKVLVEEYRGNWLECAYTGHMAGVNEHGETLFTVGDENYVSFMRSSSKPVQALPALMAGVPEHYGLSDEEIVLMTASHRAQKFHVEALESFMRKTGISETQFVCKPTYPLNGAARDELIAHGEPARSIYHNCSGKHLGVLGLCKMKGWPTDNYAEPDHPVQQQVLSLMSALSDVPVEKIRLGTDGCGFPVYALPIRNIATLYLRLACPDLIPDETVRAAVIRLTTLMNRYPFYVSGTQLICPTLLQDDNIVAKGGAKGIYCFGLRKERMGIAFKVMDGSEDQWPLIVAHILKEIQYPNAETIERLRQLSPPETKNDNGRVVGMREAKFKLQWVTK
- a CDS encoding tyrosine-type recombinase/integrase — encoded protein: MPFMTYTANEGAAGNKHLFKDSYYKDYIGYIYVDVMGDRIKPNYITQHFALVLKKNSMQHIRFHDLRHSCATLLLSNGVSMKEVQEWLGHSIRIISNELLVVNVVPVRGLEPPRFPSRF
- a CDS encoding tyrosine-type recombinase/integrase, producing MAGNGEAEDRAHHIQDFYSHALNDWGVSANTVIHYHANIRSALQQAYITERITSNPADKIIRPKKEAFVGSSYSASEVNQLLEIVKGTKIELAVILGAFYGLRRSEVVGLKWSVI